A single genomic interval of Megalobrama amblycephala isolate DHTTF-2021 linkage group LG15, ASM1881202v1, whole genome shotgun sequence harbors:
- the LOC125247651 gene encoding gastrula zinc finger protein XlCGF8.2DB-like isoform X2 codes for MRAHAGEKPFTCDQCGKSFSRKDSLERHMTVHPGEKPFTCGQCGKSFRNKPNLDVHMTVHTGEKPHTCDQCGKSFTQKPNLIRHMKIHTGEKPHSCDQCGKSFAQSPHLKIHMRIHNGEKKFTCDHCGKSFLRASNLKTHLVVHTKEKPHSCSVCGKSFSLLYILHVHQKIHNDVRDYMCFECGKSFTAASSLKLHQRIHTGEKPHKCSYCEKRFNQSSYLKVHERIHSREKPHTCNHCGLSFSFKSHLKIHMKIHAVEKPYYRDPCGKRTTRKHLQEEDRENTSDPEPAE; via the exons ATGAGAGCTCAtgctggagagaagccgttcacatgtgatcagtgtgggaagagcttctcAAGGAAAGATAGTCTTGAGCGTCACATGACAGTTCAtcctggagagaagccgttcacatgtggtCAATGCGGGAAGAGCTTCAGAAACAAACCTAATCTTGATGTTCACATGacagttcatactggagagaaaccacacacatgtgatcagtgcggaAAGAGCTTCACACAAAAACCTAATCTTATAcgacacatgaagatccatacAGGAGAGAAACCACACTCATGTGATCAGTGCGGGAAGAGTTTCGCACAATCACCACACCTTAAgattcacatgaggatccacaacGGAGAGAAGAAGTTCACATGTGATCACTGCGGCAAGTCGTTTCTTAGGGCATCAAACCTGAAGACACACCTGGTAGTTCATacgaaggagaagccacattcatgttctgtgtgtggaaagagtttttcactgctCTACATTTTACATGTGCATCAGAAAATTCATAATGATGTGAGAGactacatgtgctttgagtgtgggaagagttttacTGCAGCAAGCAGTTTAAAACttcaccagagaattcacactggagagaaaccgcaCAAGTGTTCATACTGTGAAAAGAGATTCAATCAGTCATCATATCTGAAAGTACATGAGAGGAttcacagcagagagaagccgcacacgtGTAATCATTGCGGATtgagtttctcttttaaaagtcacctgaagatacacatgaagatccatgcagtggagaaaccatATTACCGTGATCCGTGTGGGAAGAG aACTACCAGAAAGCATCTGCAAGAGGAGGACAGAGAGAACACCAGTGATCCAGAACCTGCAGAATGA
- the LOC125247651 gene encoding gastrula zinc finger protein XlCGF8.2DB-like isoform X1 translates to MRAHAGEKPFTCDQCGKSFSRKDSLERHMTVHPGEKPFTCGQCGKSFRNKPNLDVHMTVHTGEKPHTCDQCGKSFTQKPNLIRHMKIHTGEKPHSCDQCGKSFAQSPHLKIHMRIHNGEKKFTCDHCGKSFLRASNLKTHLVVHTKEKPHSCSVCGKSFSLLYILHVHQKIHNDVRDYMCFECGKSFTAASSLKLHQRIHTGEKPHKCSYCEKRFNQSSYLKVHERIHSREKPHTCNHCGLSFSFKSHLKIHMKIHAVEKPYYRDPCGKRFVQLSSYEKQLQTTRKHLQEEDRENTSDPEPAE, encoded by the exons ATGAGAGCTCAtgctggagagaagccgttcacatgtgatcagtgtgggaagagcttctcAAGGAAAGATAGTCTTGAGCGTCACATGACAGTTCAtcctggagagaagccgttcacatgtggtCAATGCGGGAAGAGCTTCAGAAACAAACCTAATCTTGATGTTCACATGacagttcatactggagagaaaccacacacatgtgatcagtgcggaAAGAGCTTCACACAAAAACCTAATCTTATAcgacacatgaagatccatacAGGAGAGAAACCACACTCATGTGATCAGTGCGGGAAGAGTTTCGCACAATCACCACACCTTAAgattcacatgaggatccacaacGGAGAGAAGAAGTTCACATGTGATCACTGCGGCAAGTCGTTTCTTAGGGCATCAAACCTGAAGACACACCTGGTAGTTCATacgaaggagaagccacattcatgttctgtgtgtggaaagagtttttcactgctCTACATTTTACATGTGCATCAGAAAATTCATAATGATGTGAGAGactacatgtgctttgagtgtgggaagagttttacTGCAGCAAGCAGTTTAAAACttcaccagagaattcacactggagagaaaccgcaCAAGTGTTCATACTGTGAAAAGAGATTCAATCAGTCATCATATCTGAAAGTACATGAGAGGAttcacagcagagagaagccgcacacgtGTAATCATTGCGGATtgagtttctcttttaaaagtcacctgaagatacacatgaagatccatgcagtggagaaaccatATTACCGTGATCCGTGTGGGAAGAGGTTCGTTCAGTTATCATCATACGAAAAACAATTACA aACTACCAGAAAGCATCTGCAAGAGGAGGACAGAGAGAACACCAGTGATCCAGAACCTGCAGAATGA